A window from Photobacterium sp. DA100 encodes these proteins:
- a CDS encoding FAD-dependent oxidoreductase yields MDRQQNNEIDLNQRIAILGAGAAGLTAAEALKQKGYQHITVFERTDHAGGKCLSVDIAAKTYELGAGILTENNTVPLRLAKKYAIPFERAHFGQSIFVDQNGQPIPSQSLALKLKVLWQLFFRYRRILKRYNELASPGFRNLSPAITLPFDQFSKKYKISDLANVFSLFLSGFGYCYSDHVPTAYVLKYVNWKTIVAYLKNQVYTFPNGIQGLWTRVARQHDVRFKAEISQISRAETITIDTESGREEFDKLIVTTPLDETALFMDLSLQEQTLFKKIQYLDYQTILCTVNNFVEKTGYVPENFCREREGHPVFWYYRHAGQPVYSFYVLTDKNISEKEVTDNLRTFVHQMGGEIESVHQFIHWKYFPHVETDELNKGFYDKLNQLQGNQHTFYAGEILNFSCVGFTSEYAEYIVNQHF; encoded by the coding sequence ATGGACCGTCAACAAAACAATGAGATAGATCTGAATCAGCGCATTGCCATCCTAGGGGCTGGCGCGGCAGGGCTCACTGCTGCTGAAGCTCTGAAACAAAAAGGCTATCAGCATATCACTGTCTTTGAGCGCACCGATCATGCCGGCGGAAAATGCCTCAGTGTCGATATCGCCGCAAAAACCTATGAACTTGGGGCGGGAATTTTGACCGAGAATAACACCGTGCCTCTTCGGTTGGCGAAAAAGTATGCGATCCCCTTTGAACGGGCACATTTTGGCCAGAGTATCTTCGTTGACCAGAACGGCCAGCCCATCCCTTCGCAGTCATTGGCGCTCAAACTCAAAGTGCTTTGGCAACTGTTCTTTCGCTATCGGCGTATACTCAAACGGTACAACGAGCTGGCGTCCCCCGGGTTTCGCAATCTTTCCCCGGCAATTACCTTGCCCTTTGATCAATTTTCAAAAAAATACAAAATTAGTGATTTAGCCAATGTCTTCAGTTTATTTCTCTCCGGCTTTGGCTACTGTTATTCCGATCATGTGCCAACCGCCTATGTCCTTAAGTACGTCAACTGGAAAACGATTGTTGCCTACTTAAAAAATCAAGTGTACACCTTTCCCAACGGCATACAGGGGCTATGGACTCGTGTCGCCAGACAGCATGATGTTCGATTCAAGGCAGAAATAAGCCAAATCAGCCGGGCTGAAACCATAACAATTGACACAGAGTCCGGGAGAGAAGAGTTCGACAAACTAATTGTGACAACGCCTTTGGACGAAACCGCGTTGTTTATGGACTTGAGCCTGCAAGAGCAGACACTGTTTAAAAAAATCCAGTACCTGGACTACCAAACCATTCTTTGCACGGTTAACAATTTTGTTGAAAAAACCGGCTACGTGCCAGAGAACTTTTGTCGAGAGCGAGAAGGCCACCCCGTATTTTGGTACTACCGTCATGCCGGGCAGCCCGTCTACTCTTTTTATGTTCTAACCGATAAAAACATCAGCGAAAAAGAAGTCACCGACAACCTGCGAACGTTTGTCCATCAAATGGGTGGCGAAATAGAGTCTGTCCATCAATTCATTCACTGGAAATACTTTCCCCACGTCGAAACCGATGAGCTTAACAAGGGGTTTTACGACAAGCTCAATCAGCTACAGGGAAACCAGCACACCTTCTACGCCGGCGAGATCCTCAATTTCAGCTGCGTGGGCTTCACCAGTGAATATGCCGAATACATCGTAAACCAGCATTTTTAA
- a CDS encoding 2-dehydro-3-deoxy-6-phosphogalactonate aldolase, which translates to MTTKAFNLADNLPLVAIIRGVTPSDVVDVAQVLIEEGFTMIEVPLNSPDALVSIKKLVDHFGSDFYIGAGTVTTPELAQQVIDTGANLVVTPNYHQEVVEMSVEAGCVTFPGVVTPTEAFAALAAGATGLKLFPVTVLGTSGFKALKSVLPPDTICLPVGGISPSVDSMKPYMEIGAQGFGLGAALYKPGMTLEQIRGNAKAYIEAFKACY; encoded by the coding sequence ATGACCACTAAAGCATTTAACTTAGCTGATAACCTGCCGTTGGTGGCAATCATCCGTGGTGTCACACCGTCTGATGTGGTTGATGTGGCACAAGTGCTTATTGAAGAGGGCTTCACCATGATTGAGGTCCCGCTCAATAGCCCTGACGCGCTAGTGAGCATCAAAAAGCTGGTAGACCATTTCGGTAGCGATTTCTACATCGGTGCCGGTACAGTGACAACGCCAGAACTTGCCCAGCAAGTGATCGATACGGGGGCTAACTTGGTCGTTACGCCCAACTATCATCAAGAGGTAGTTGAAATGTCTGTCGAGGCTGGGTGCGTGACCTTCCCGGGTGTTGTGACACCAACTGAGGCGTTCGCGGCCTTGGCAGCCGGAGCGACCGGCCTCAAGTTGTTCCCGGTCACTGTGCTGGGGACATCAGGGTTCAAGGCGCTGAAGTCCGTATTGCCGCCAGACACCATTTGTTTGCCTGTCGGTGGCATCAGCCCAAGTGTAGATAGTATGAAGCCGTACATGGAGATTGGCGCGCAAGGTTTTGGCCTTGGTGCGGCGCTTTACAAGCCGGGTATGACATTAGAGCAGATCCGGGGCAACGCTAAAGCGTATATTGAAGCGTTTAAGGCTTGCTATTAA
- a CDS encoding 2-dehydro-3-deoxygalactonokinase — translation MIKKQIPAHWLVIDWGTTNFRAFAMDAKGDVLDKVELSLGLLQVKEGEFASELEDVLSGWLAEYKHLPIFMAGMVGSQQGWVNVDYASTSVNASQLADKAYRFELPWGALATIVPGVSHQSGTGMFDVMRGEEVQLFGLARLTGRLDLTAVMPGTHSKHAVLSNGELTSFSSYMTGELFSVVSKHTILARGLPENTLPLNHTAFLKGVADGQAEQLTNTLFMARTHRLFNNIAEDEVSDYLSGVLIGNELKALTVQQKQVYLVGGSKLCARYQLACQALDIESTYINGDDCFIAGMAAIQEVMKHDH, via the coding sequence ATGATTAAAAAACAAATACCGGCACATTGGCTCGTCATTGATTGGGGAACAACAAACTTTCGCGCTTTTGCGATGGACGCAAAAGGCGACGTACTTGATAAGGTTGAGCTGTCACTGGGCTTGCTTCAAGTAAAGGAAGGTGAGTTTGCCTCTGAGCTGGAAGATGTGTTGTCAGGCTGGCTAGCCGAGTATAAGCATCTGCCAATTTTTATGGCAGGTATGGTGGGTTCACAGCAGGGGTGGGTCAATGTTGATTATGCATCGACGTCAGTAAATGCATCACAGCTTGCCGATAAAGCCTATCGTTTCGAGCTACCTTGGGGGGCATTGGCAACTATAGTTCCTGGTGTCAGCCATCAGTCCGGTACGGGCATGTTTGATGTCATGCGTGGTGAAGAGGTTCAACTGTTTGGTCTTGCCAGACTAACGGGCAGACTGGATTTAACTGCAGTTATGCCGGGTACTCACAGTAAGCATGCAGTACTAAGCAATGGCGAACTAACGTCTTTTTCGTCCTACATGACGGGCGAGCTATTTTCAGTGGTTTCAAAGCACACCATTTTGGCACGAGGTTTACCTGAAAATACTTTGCCGCTTAACCATACAGCCTTTTTGAAAGGGGTGGCAGACGGACAGGCTGAACAGCTTACCAATACCTTGTTCATGGCTCGTACTCACCGTTTATTCAACAACATTGCCGAAGACGAAGTTTCTGATTATCTCTCGGGTGTGCTGATTGGCAATGAGCTTAAAGCCCTAACTGTGCAACAAAAACAGGTGTATTTAGTCGGTGGCAGCAAGCTATGTGCTCGCTACCAACTTGCCTGCCAGGCACTAGATATTGAATCAACTTACATTAATGGCGATGACTGTTTCATTGCCGGAATGGCTGCTATCCAGGAGGTAATGAAACATGACCACTAA
- a CDS encoding mandelate racemase/muconate lactonizing enzyme family protein, with amino-acid sequence MKIIDVIPHAISVPLEQPFYFSQGWVHNRSSLIVEIVTDEGISGFGEALCHGLQPPHIAAAFIEHAFKPLLLNRDPFDVEVLWEEMYNLTRPYGQGGSAVNAISGVDIALWDIMGKALNQPIHKLIGGAFRKEVTPYATGFYRVDGATYPADSIDEAHRHVESGFGAFKLKIGFGIEEDIALIRAIREAVGEEVKIMADANGAYSVGAARRIIKETEEYNPYFLEELLAPEDLEGYQQIKNLSKTYIAAGEQVFGKTGYRPWLEGNALDIIQPDLCSSGGITECKKIAAMAQANNTRMIPHVWGSGIGIAASLQFIASLPAAPLSLNPIEPMLEYDQSSHPFRKDLICDGINMVDGKVQISTKPGIGVDVNREIIERYKIN; translated from the coding sequence ATGAAAATTATTGACGTTATTCCGCACGCGATTTCTGTACCGCTGGAGCAGCCGTTTTATTTCTCGCAGGGCTGGGTACATAACCGTAGCTCGCTGATTGTGGAGATTGTGACTGACGAGGGGATTAGCGGCTTTGGTGAAGCTCTTTGCCATGGCCTGCAGCCTCCTCACATTGCCGCTGCTTTCATTGAGCATGCGTTCAAGCCACTACTGCTAAACCGCGACCCATTTGATGTCGAAGTGCTGTGGGAAGAGATGTACAACCTGACTCGTCCATACGGCCAAGGAGGCTCGGCGGTTAATGCTATCAGCGGTGTTGATATCGCATTGTGGGACATCATGGGTAAAGCACTCAACCAGCCTATCCACAAATTGATTGGTGGGGCGTTCCGTAAAGAGGTGACACCTTACGCGACCGGTTTCTACCGTGTCGATGGGGCAACGTATCCTGCCGATTCTATTGATGAAGCCCACCGCCATGTTGAATCGGGATTCGGTGCGTTCAAGCTGAAGATTGGCTTCGGTATCGAGGAAGATATCGCGTTGATCCGCGCTATCCGCGAAGCGGTGGGTGAGGAGGTGAAGATCATGGCTGATGCCAACGGGGCCTACAGTGTCGGGGCGGCACGTCGCATCATCAAGGAAACTGAAGAGTACAACCCGTATTTCCTTGAAGAGCTCCTGGCTCCTGAAGATCTGGAAGGCTACCAGCAGATCAAGAACCTGTCGAAAACCTACATTGCAGCCGGCGAGCAGGTTTTTGGCAAAACGGGTTACCGCCCGTGGTTGGAAGGCAATGCTCTGGACATTATTCAACCGGATCTTTGCTCGTCAGGCGGTATTACGGAGTGTAAGAAAATCGCGGCGATGGCACAGGCGAACAATACCCGCATGATCCCGCATGTCTGGGGGTCGGGCATTGGCATTGCTGCATCATTGCAGTTCATTGCTTCATTGCCAGCGGCACCATTGTCACTTAATCCTATCGAGCCAATGTTGGAATATGACCAATCATCACATCCATTCCGCAAGGATCTGATTTGCGACGGCATCAATATGGTTGATGGCAAGGTGCAAATTTCGACCAAACCGGGTATTGGCGTAGATGTTAATCGTGAGATCATCGAACGCTATAAGATCAACTAA
- a CDS encoding DUF1501 domain-containing protein, which yields MKLSRRNFIKSSISGIGISTLGMSSPLAQAFGTCEPKQYRALIAINLSGGNDGFNMFIPRETASYHEYSIARAKLAISIDDIIPLYLNDDPNQLGLHPALAPLQPFFDLGLAAPVVNTGPLLQPVTKTQIQNDPSLLPDKLYAHNYQSQIVQTNTGATLKQDGWGGEGLDLVLSSLSDTSSMYSMSSSSNIWAYSRNITPNLLGNSLPPNFNFDGHQQAEDLFNDLRKTDSVDSNIHRQFFSTESLRAREQYALFSGIISDDNDLGFPSSDFGKQCRRVYQMIKEQAQLSQAVQCFSLNLGGFDTHSNQLKYQHNLLDTLATSLATLFSKLKDDGLADNVTAFTFSEFGRTLEPNDSGTDHGWGSNHLVMSGDLNGGQVFGQWPSLVVDGEQSLSRGRMIPTLASDQLHATLLNWLGVSSDGLDYLFPALEKFNPQLLPLFTSCGGGVDDYQVIPQSIEAEQQKDDEPPIHAVDGQLATKWSAKGLGIPFTLHFDKPHQLHTLKVAQNKGDQRQYFFTVEYSEDGTVFNRLTEIITPGNSDLLVELPLGSVSAQSIRLVCNGNNDPDDKRLREWNNFRIIEVWAR from the coding sequence ATGAAACTATCTCGACGAAATTTTATTAAATCAAGTATCAGTGGTATTGGCATCTCTACCCTGGGAATGAGTAGCCCCCTAGCCCAAGCTTTCGGTACTTGTGAACCCAAACAATACCGAGCTCTCATCGCAATTAATTTGTCGGGCGGGAATGACGGCTTTAATATGTTTATCCCACGAGAGACAGCTAGCTATCACGAATATTCCATAGCCAGAGCAAAGTTGGCGATCTCGATTGACGACATCATTCCGCTGTACCTAAACGATGACCCCAACCAACTTGGCCTGCATCCGGCTCTGGCCCCGCTGCAACCTTTTTTCGATCTGGGGCTTGCCGCTCCTGTCGTAAACACAGGTCCACTGTTACAACCAGTGACAAAGACACAGATTCAAAATGATCCATCATTGCTGCCCGACAAGCTCTATGCACATAACTATCAATCGCAAATAGTTCAAACCAATACAGGGGCAACTCTCAAACAAGACGGCTGGGGCGGCGAAGGGCTTGACTTAGTGCTAAGTAGCCTTAGTGACACTTCGTCGATGTACTCGATGTCATCATCGTCAAATATATGGGCGTATTCAAGGAACATCACGCCCAACCTGTTGGGTAACTCCCTGCCACCAAACTTCAACTTTGATGGCCACCAACAGGCGGAAGATCTATTCAATGACCTCCGTAAAACAGACTCAGTAGACAGCAATATTCACCGCCAGTTTTTCAGCACTGAAAGCCTCAGGGCTCGCGAACAATATGCGCTTTTCAGTGGCATTATCTCTGATGATAATGACCTTGGTTTTCCTAGCTCCGACTTTGGCAAGCAATGTCGCCGTGTCTACCAAATGATCAAAGAGCAAGCTCAGTTATCACAAGCCGTTCAATGCTTCTCCCTCAATCTAGGAGGGTTTGATACCCACTCAAATCAACTAAAGTATCAGCACAACCTATTAGACACCCTCGCAACCAGCCTGGCCACCTTATTTAGCAAGCTTAAGGATGACGGACTGGCCGACAATGTCACGGCCTTTACATTTTCTGAGTTCGGCCGAACCTTAGAACCAAATGACTCTGGCACAGACCATGGCTGGGGGAGTAATCACCTGGTTATGAGTGGGGACTTGAACGGCGGCCAAGTATTTGGCCAATGGCCATCACTCGTGGTTGATGGCGAGCAATCACTCAGTCGCGGTCGAATGATCCCAACCCTCGCCAGTGATCAGCTTCATGCCACGCTTCTCAACTGGTTGGGGGTGTCGAGTGATGGCCTAGACTACCTATTCCCTGCTCTGGAAAAATTTAACCCGCAGTTACTCCCGCTATTTACAAGCTGCGGCGGCGGGGTCGATGATTATCAAGTGATCCCGCAATCCATTGAAGCCGAACAACAAAAAGATGATGAGCCGCCTATCCATGCGGTTGATGGGCAATTAGCAACCAAGTGGTCGGCCAAAGGACTCGGGATTCCCTTTACCTTACATTTCGACAAACCACACCAGCTTCACACCTTGAAAGTGGCGCAAAACAAAGGAGACCAACGTCAGTACTTCTTTACCGTCGAATATAGCGAGGACGGAACGGTATTTAACAGGCTCACCGAAATCATTACGCCGGGAAATAGTGATCTGCTCGTTGAACTACCTTTAGGGAGTGTTTCGGCCCAAAGTATCCGCTTAGTCTGTAACGGCAACAACGACCCAGACGACAAGCGCCTAAGGGAATGGAACAATTTCAGAATCATTGAGGTATGGGCCCGCTAG
- a CDS encoding DUF1800 family protein, whose translation MAEHYSQAYRTLVQSTFGPTESDINNFISCSSVSEWVESQKKLTPTSWQSLFEYQQENHSKPGWTDVHLNCSWMYMTVEKKDILRQRIAYIFTQLFVVSKRVPTLSSHDKKVAFAHYYDQLANNCLGTFRTTLGAMAQHAVMGEFLTYRDNNYVEGKSPDENFAREILQLFTIGPYLLNLDGTPVMDNLGREAPSYSQQDIENLARVFTGWKLDDSDWLKPMIDSGTHDPDSKSVFGLEIPAGLSAKDEMHLVLDMLSSHPNTAPFIAKFFIKKMVTANPSPDYVKRVATEFNRTNGDMSATITAILDDQEAQLVGGKYGGKLREPEIVFIHAHRALGMQRKTGQLIWDNLYSWRGQRFWPMAAPSVFYYYQPDDSPTDGNFDNHASPEFAVYNWIDCHYYHDQIRRACHQHGIEYDFSELKSLFENFEDDALIDKLDQQLFGYTMPEKVRSAVRKYLIATPSNRNSNTRLWQLFIQLIFSPTFHTQG comes from the coding sequence ATGGCAGAACATTATAGTCAAGCTTATCGGACACTAGTACAAAGTACTTTTGGTCCAACCGAAAGTGATATAAATAACTTTATCTCATGCTCAAGTGTTTCAGAATGGGTTGAAAGCCAAAAAAAACTAACTCCGACTTCATGGCAAAGTCTTTTCGAGTACCAGCAAGAAAACCATTCTAAGCCCGGTTGGACTGACGTCCACCTGAATTGTAGTTGGATGTACATGACCGTTGAAAAGAAAGATATTTTACGTCAGCGTATCGCCTATATCTTCACGCAGTTATTCGTTGTCAGCAAAAGAGTACCGACCTTAAGCAGCCATGATAAGAAAGTTGCTTTTGCTCATTACTATGACCAATTAGCCAATAATTGCCTCGGCACGTTCAGAACCACGCTTGGTGCTATGGCTCAGCACGCGGTCATGGGTGAGTTTTTAACTTACCGAGATAACAACTATGTCGAAGGAAAAAGCCCTGATGAGAACTTTGCCCGTGAGATTTTACAGCTCTTCACCATAGGGCCATATTTACTCAACCTGGATGGAACACCTGTAATGGACAACCTTGGTCGAGAAGCCCCAAGTTATAGCCAGCAAGACATTGAAAACTTAGCCCGCGTATTTACCGGCTGGAAGCTTGATGACAGTGACTGGCTCAAGCCGATGATCGATAGCGGGACGCACGATCCTGACAGTAAAAGTGTATTTGGATTGGAAATCCCTGCCGGATTGAGTGCCAAAGATGAAATGCATCTGGTGCTGGATATGCTCAGCAGCCACCCAAACACCGCACCATTTATTGCCAAATTTTTCATCAAAAAAATGGTCACTGCAAATCCGAGTCCGGACTACGTCAAACGGGTTGCGACAGAATTTAACCGTACCAACGGCGACATGTCGGCCACTATCACCGCGATTCTAGATGATCAAGAAGCGCAGCTCGTGGGCGGAAAATATGGTGGAAAACTGCGTGAACCAGAAATTGTATTTATCCACGCACACCGTGCTTTGGGCATGCAGCGAAAAACGGGGCAATTAATTTGGGATAATTTGTATTCATGGCGTGGGCAGCGTTTCTGGCCAATGGCTGCACCATCGGTATTTTACTATTACCAACCAGATGACTCGCCGACTGACGGTAATTTCGATAATCATGCTAGTCCTGAATTTGCCGTTTATAACTGGATAGATTGCCACTACTACCATGACCAAATTCGTCGGGCTTGTCATCAACACGGAATAGAGTATGACTTTTCTGAGCTCAAATCCTTATTCGAAAACTTCGAGGATGATGCACTGATTGATAAACTCGATCAGCAGCTATTTGGCTATACCATGCCAGAAAAAGTTCGGTCAGCTGTACGCAAGTACCTCATAGCAACACCCAGCAACCGAAATAGCAATACCAGACTGTGGCAGCTATTTATCCAATTAATCTTTTCACCTACATTTCACACCCAGGGTTAA
- a CDS encoding TRAP transporter large permease, translating to MSIFILFSTFAFLVIYTVPIAIALGIATLVTILSTGNLSVDFLVSTLITSVDSFPIMAVPFFILAGDIMGSGGISQRLVNFANSLVKNITGGFAIASIITCMFFAAISGSGPATVAAVGGIMIPAMIKYGYDRGFATAVVTAAGAIGVMIPPSIPMVMYGVSASTSIGDLFIAGVVPGLLVTFCLIVWAYIYSKKKGYKGSGEPFSLKEVFEQLKHAQLALLIPVIILGGIYGGIFTPTEASVVAVVYGLVVSLFVYKEITFKDLPQIFTKSVLTSVIVLLIVGTATAFGKYLALEQIPTQIANAMLAFSDSKIVFILLMVALLLVVGCFMETVAAIIILTPILVPVAMLFGFNPVHIGIIMVVTLAIGFITPPLGLNLFVGSSVSGISVERLSKAIVPFFVAMLIALLFVIFIPQLSLALI from the coding sequence ATGTCTATATTTATTCTTTTTTCAACCTTTGCCTTCTTGGTGATCTACACCGTGCCGATTGCGATTGCATTGGGTATTGCAACCTTGGTAACGATTTTGTCTACGGGCAATTTGAGTGTCGACTTTCTTGTCAGCACATTGATCACATCGGTGGACTCGTTCCCAATCATGGCAGTGCCGTTCTTCATCTTGGCCGGTGACATCATGGGAAGCGGCGGTATCTCACAGCGCTTGGTGAACTTTGCCAACTCGCTGGTGAAAAACATCACTGGTGGCTTTGCGATAGCCTCAATCATTACCTGTATGTTCTTCGCGGCGATTTCGGGTTCAGGTCCGGCAACGGTAGCGGCCGTGGGTGGCATCATGATCCCGGCAATGATCAAATATGGCTATGACCGAGGCTTCGCTACCGCCGTCGTCACGGCTGCCGGTGCGATTGGGGTGATGATCCCACCGAGCATCCCAATGGTGATGTACGGCGTGTCTGCCAGCACATCGATTGGTGACTTGTTTATTGCCGGTGTGGTTCCTGGCCTGCTTGTAACGTTCTGTTTGATTGTGTGGGCGTACATTTATTCTAAGAAGAAAGGCTACAAAGGCTCCGGTGAACCGTTCTCGCTTAAAGAAGTGTTCGAGCAGCTTAAGCATGCCCAGCTTGCCCTGCTGATCCCGGTGATTATTCTGGGGGGGATCTATGGCGGTATCTTCACCCCGACCGAAGCCAGTGTGGTTGCAGTGGTTTACGGCCTGGTTGTTAGCTTGTTTGTCTACAAGGAAATCACGTTCAAGGATCTGCCGCAAATATTCACCAAGTCAGTGCTGACTTCTGTGATTGTATTGTTGATTGTCGGTACGGCGACAGCCTTCGGCAAGTACTTGGCCCTTGAGCAAATCCCGACTCAAATTGCCAATGCCATGTTGGCGTTTTCTGACAGCAAGATTGTCTTTATTCTGCTGATGGTTGCGCTTCTGCTGGTTGTCGGCTGTTTCATGGAAACGGTTGCCGCGATCATCATCCTGACACCAATCCTGGTACCGGTTGCCATGCTGTTCGGATTTAACCCCGTGCACATCGGTATCATCATGGTGGTGACATTGGCGATTGGCTTTATTACCCCACCGCTTGGCTTGAACCTGTTTGTCGGCTCGAGTGTGTCTGGGATCTCCGTTGAGCGTCTGTCGAAAGCCATTGTGCCATTCTTCGTCGCTATGCTAATTGCCCTGCTATTTGTCATCTTCATTCCGCAACTGTCTCTGGCTCTGATTTAA
- a CDS encoding TRAP transporter small permease, translated as MIKWLDKYLENTLACILLAVMVVAIFTQVVTRTLDISLSWTEELARYCFIWLVYIGVSFAASRKCHIKIDAIAMVLDEKEKKYLSLLADLVFFAFSSFILFHSTQMVLELYHLGQTSPALGLPMWIVYLAGPVGFALTSFRLIQQMVITFDELEALKLQHAKASE; from the coding sequence ATGATTAAATGGTTAGACAAATACTTGGAAAATACACTGGCCTGTATTTTACTTGCTGTCATGGTTGTCGCGATATTTACTCAGGTCGTGACCCGGACATTAGATATTTCACTGTCATGGACAGAAGAGCTTGCCCGCTATTGTTTTATTTGGCTGGTATATATCGGTGTAAGTTTTGCCGCTTCGCGTAAGTGCCATATTAAGATTGATGCAATTGCAATGGTGTTGGATGAAAAAGAAAAGAAATACCTGTCGCTATTGGCTGACTTGGTATTCTTTGCCTTCTCGTCCTTCATCCTGTTCCATTCGACTCAAATGGTGCTGGAGCTCTATCACCTTGGTCAAACATCGCCAGCTCTGGGGTTGCCAATGTGGATTGTGTATCTGGCAGGGCCCGTTGGCTTTGCACTTACGTCATTCCGTTTGATCCAGCAGATGGTCATCACTTTTGATGAGCTTGAAGCACTCAAGCTGCAACATGCAAAAGCCAGCGAATAA
- a CDS encoding NAD(P)/FAD-dependent oxidoreductase has product MIGRGYKDYIKSAQATDTRTFDTIIIGSGTGGMSAASFLAQAGKRVLLLEQHTVLGGYSHTFSRKGYAWDVGLHYVGQVHIKGTALNKVFRYISQDKLQWAPLDDIYDRAIFGDDEYDFPRGRENLKAKLKQYFPAEQDKASIDKYFALLDQAQQLGSGYYVEKTLPPFLAKLFGDFLRRSTLKLSDRTTLEVLREITDNPKLIGVLTCQYGDYGLEPSKSSFYMHALLANHYMEGAGYPVGGASKLAECVVPIIEHSDGVALTQADVREIIVENNKAIGVRMSDGEAFYASTVVSATGIVSTYSCLLPNEVRQQHQLDTLIDKFEPATAHAGLYIGIKEPPSALNLPKCNYWIFPQQYDHDRGRAEYKDFSCPLPVAFVSFPWAKDPAAQQAHPGRSTAEVVILVPYGWFAQWENTTWQKRGEEYNALKEHLAQQMLEQLYRVAPQLKGKVDYYEVSTPLSTSHFSHHQQGEIYGLAHSPQRFRQKCLRIHTPVTNLFLSGQDVMTASIAGGTMAGLLCASTILKKNLLWTVNKTMR; this is encoded by the coding sequence ATGATTGGCAGAGGGTACAAGGATTACATTAAATCGGCTCAAGCTACAGACACACGGACCTTTGATACCATCATAATCGGCTCTGGGACCGGCGGAATGAGTGCCGCTTCCTTTTTAGCCCAAGCCGGCAAGCGCGTGCTTCTGCTAGAGCAACATACCGTACTCGGCGGATATTCCCATACGTTTAGCCGCAAGGGATATGCCTGGGACGTTGGCTTACATTATGTGGGGCAAGTTCATATCAAGGGCACTGCACTAAACAAGGTGTTTCGCTATATTTCGCAAGACAAGCTCCAATGGGCCCCCCTCGATGACATCTATGACCGGGCAATCTTTGGTGACGACGAATACGATTTCCCCAGAGGACGGGAAAACCTTAAGGCGAAACTAAAACAATACTTCCCCGCCGAGCAGGACAAGGCCTCGATCGACAAGTACTTCGCTTTACTCGATCAAGCCCAACAACTTGGTAGCGGCTATTATGTCGAAAAAACCCTCCCCCCGTTTCTGGCTAAACTCTTCGGCGACTTTCTCCGCCGCAGCACACTCAAGCTATCCGACAGAACCACATTGGAAGTATTAAGGGAAATCACTGACAATCCCAAGCTGATTGGTGTATTAACCTGCCAATATGGTGATTACGGTTTAGAGCCATCGAAGAGCAGCTTCTATATGCATGCTCTGCTTGCCAATCACTATATGGAAGGGGCCGGTTATCCTGTAGGCGGGGCTTCGAAACTCGCCGAGTGTGTTGTTCCAATTATTGAGCACTCGGACGGGGTGGCCCTAACCCAAGCCGATGTGCGCGAGATTATTGTCGAAAACAATAAAGCAATAGGCGTCCGCATGAGTGACGGTGAAGCCTTTTACGCCAGTACGGTTGTCAGCGCCACCGGCATTGTCAGTACCTACTCATGCCTGCTGCCTAATGAAGTACGCCAGCAGCACCAGCTCGACACCCTCATAGACAAGTTCGAGCCTGCCACGGCACATGCCGGATTATATATCGGCATCAAAGAGCCGCCATCGGCACTGAACTTGCCCAAATGCAATTACTGGATTTTTCCCCAGCAGTACGATCATGACCGAGGGCGCGCTGAGTACAAGGATTTCTCCTGCCCGCTTCCGGTCGCGTTTGTCTCGTTCCCCTGGGCAAAAGATCCTGCCGCACAGCAGGCACACCCCGGCAGAAGCACCGCCGAAGTGGTGATTCTGGTGCCCTATGGCTGGTTTGCCCAATGGGAAAATACAACATGGCAGAAGCGGGGCGAAGAGTATAATGCGCTCAAAGAGCATCTCGCACAGCAAATGTTAGAGCAGCTGTACCGTGTGGCTCCGCAGCTGAAAGGAAAAGTCGATTATTACGAAGTCTCGACCCCGCTCAGTACAAGCCACTTTTCCCACCACCAGCAAGGTGAGATCTACGGTCTCGCCCACTCACCGCAACGCTTCCGGCAAAAATGTCTGCGCATACATACCCCGGTAACCAATCTATTTCTCTCGGGGCAGGATGTGATGACGGCAAGCATCGCCGGCGGCACCATGGCAGGGCTACTTTGCGCGTCGACAATTTTAAAGAAAAATTTACTATGGACCGTCAACAAAACAATGAGATAG